The following proteins are encoded in a genomic region of Sulfurimonas sp. HSL3-7:
- a CDS encoding mannose-1-phosphate guanylyltransferase/mannose-6-phosphate isomerase, whose product MTNIILCGGSGTRLWPLSRTLMPKQFVQLFNSESLFQKTVARNQKACDAQFIVSNAEQYFLAVDQIEEMKAGIRARRAGDPHETHAVNYESRYLLEPVGRNTAPAIALACLALDADEIVLVTPSDHLIKDEKAYLEAVEKAKTLAQDDNLVTFGITPQYPETGFGYIEAEGEDVLSFKEKPDALTAQAYLDAGNYYWNSGMFCFRAGLFLEELQTYSPEIYEASLNAFENAKRDEMVRISHEDMAAIPEDSIDYAVMEKSSRVKVVPSDIAWSDLGSFDALYEELPQDEAGNAASTQRCEPIIQESKNNLIISEKLVAAIDVDDLLIIDTADALLVSKKGSSQKVKEVVKELKARNSELPNIHVTAHRPWGTYTILDESDGYKVKRIVVKPGKRLSLQKHYHRSEHWIVVSGTATVTRGKEEYLVRANESTYIPMGEIHRLENVGRIPLVMIEAQVGEYVGEDDIVRILDDFKRV is encoded by the coding sequence ATGACCAACATTATACTTTGCGGCGGTAGCGGGACAAGACTCTGGCCGCTGAGCCGGACCCTGATGCCGAAGCAGTTCGTTCAGCTTTTCAACAGCGAATCTCTTTTTCAAAAGACCGTTGCACGTAACCAGAAGGCCTGCGACGCGCAGTTCATTGTCTCCAATGCCGAGCAGTATTTCCTCGCGGTCGACCAGATCGAGGAGATGAAGGCCGGCATCCGGGCGCGCAGGGCGGGGGACCCGCATGAAACGCACGCCGTCAACTACGAATCACGCTACCTTCTCGAGCCGGTCGGCCGCAACACCGCCCCGGCAATCGCACTTGCATGTCTTGCACTCGATGCAGACGAGATCGTTCTCGTCACCCCCTCCGACCACCTGATCAAGGACGAAAAAGCCTACCTTGAAGCGGTGGAAAAAGCAAAGACGTTGGCACAGGATGACAACCTCGTCACTTTCGGCATCACCCCTCAGTACCCCGAGACCGGTTTTGGCTACATCGAGGCCGAAGGGGAGGATGTCCTCTCTTTCAAAGAGAAGCCGGATGCACTCACGGCGCAGGCCTATCTCGATGCCGGAAACTATTACTGGAACTCCGGAATGTTCTGTTTCAGAGCGGGTCTCTTCCTCGAAGAGCTGCAGACCTACTCTCCGGAGATCTATGAGGCTTCGCTGAACGCCTTTGAAAATGCGAAAAGAGATGAGATGGTCCGTATCTCGCACGAGGACATGGCGGCGATCCCCGAAGACAGCATTGACTATGCGGTGATGGAGAAGAGCAGTCGGGTCAAAGTGGTCCCGTCCGACATCGCCTGGAGCGACCTGGGAAGTTTTGATGCCCTCTACGAAGAGCTGCCGCAGGACGAGGCGGGTAATGCCGCTTCGACCCAGCGTTGCGAGCCGATCATTCAGGAATCAAAAAACAATCTGATCATTTCGGAGAAGTTGGTCGCCGCGATCGATGTCGACGACCTGCTCATCATCGATACGGCCGATGCACTGCTGGTCTCCAAAAAGGGGAGCAGCCAGAAGGTCAAAGAGGTGGTCAAAGAGCTCAAGGCGCGTAACTCTGAACTGCCGAACATCCATGTCACGGCGCACCGTCCGTGGGGGACCTACACCATCCTCGACGAGTCGGACGGCTACAAGGTCAAACGTATCGTCGTCAAACCGGGCAAACGTCTGAGCCTGCAGAAACACTACCACCGCTCGGAGCACTGGATCGTCGTCTCGGGCACCGCAACCGTGACGCGGGGCAAGGAGGAATACCTAGTCCGCGCCAACGAATCGACCTACATCCCGATGGGCGAGATCCACCGCCTCGAGAACGTCGGGAGAATACCGCTGGTCATGATCGAAGCGCAGGTCGGCGAGTACGTCGGCGAAGACGACATCGTCCGCATCTTGGACGATTTCAAACGCGTTTAG
- the hisA gene encoding 1-(5-phosphoribosyl)-5-[(5-phosphoribosylamino)methylideneamino]imidazole-4-carboxamide isomerase, whose amino-acid sequence MTLFPAIDLKDGKAVRLSKGVMESAKIYSDEPWELVKSFEKMGAEWVHLVDLNGAFAGEPVNLEEIRKIRANCNVKLELGGGIRDEETIKRYLDLGIDRVILGSIAVKDPQFVREMAAKYPVVVGIDAIDGYVAVEGWGEVSEMKATELAKAFAEAGVEAIICTDVGRDGMLSGVNVDFTLSIARASGVPTIASGGLKDRADIDALQATGEIEGVIVGKAYYEGTLDLEKALKEVQ is encoded by the coding sequence ATGACGCTATTTCCTGCGATCGACCTCAAAGACGGCAAGGCGGTCCGTCTCTCTAAAGGGGTGATGGAGAGTGCCAAGATTTATTCCGACGAACCGTGGGAACTGGTCAAGAGTTTTGAAAAGATGGGGGCCGAGTGGGTCCACCTGGTCGATCTGAACGGCGCCTTTGCCGGCGAGCCGGTTAACCTTGAGGAGATCAGAAAGATCCGCGCAAACTGCAACGTCAAGCTCGAACTCGGCGGCGGCATCCGCGACGAAGAGACGATCAAACGCTACCTCGATCTGGGCATCGACCGCGTGATTCTCGGCTCCATCGCCGTGAAAGACCCGCAGTTCGTCAGGGAGATGGCGGCAAAATACCCGGTGGTTGTCGGCATCGACGCGATCGACGGCTATGTGGCCGTCGAAGGGTGGGGCGAAGTGAGTGAAATGAAGGCGACCGAGCTGGCCAAAGCTTTCGCCGAGGCAGGCGTCGAAGCGATCATCTGTACCGATGTGGGGCGCGACGGGATGCTCAGCGGGGTTAATGTGGACTTCACCCTCTCCATCGCTCGAGCGTCGGGCGTGCCGACAATCGCCAGCGGCGGCCTGAAAGACAGGGCCGACATCGACGCCCTCCAGGCGACGGGCGAGATCGAGGGCGTTATTGTCGGCAAAGCCTACTACGAGGGAACCCTGGATCTGGAAAAAGCGTTAAAGGAAGTGCAGTAG
- the hisH gene encoding imidazole glycerol phosphate synthase subunit HisH — translation MIGIVDYNMGNLASVKNAFRKLGHEAKVESDPDKFYTYDKLILPGVGAYGDAMEHLKERGMDEAIKRFAASGAPMLGICLGMQLLFETSQEFGHNEGLGLIKGHVQAFDTARFDHPLKVPHMGWNRMFTKEHPLFEGLDDEHYLYFVHSYHAVCEDPANTIGRTEYGYSFTSAVANGNVMGIQPHPEKSHKNGLQILQNFINL, via the coding sequence ATGATCGGAATCGTTGATTACAATATGGGAAACCTGGCCTCGGTCAAAAATGCTTTCAGAAAGCTCGGCCACGAGGCGAAAGTCGAGTCGGACCCCGACAAGTTTTACACCTATGACAAGCTGATCCTGCCGGGCGTCGGTGCCTATGGCGATGCGATGGAGCACCTGAAAGAGCGTGGCATGGACGAGGCGATCAAGCGCTTTGCCGCCTCGGGCGCCCCGATGCTAGGCATCTGTCTTGGCATGCAGCTGCTCTTCGAAACGAGCCAGGAGTTCGGCCACAACGAAGGGCTCGGACTTATCAAAGGGCATGTGCAGGCCTTTGACACGGCGCGTTTCGATCACCCCCTGAAGGTGCCGCACATGGGATGGAACCGCATGTTCACCAAAGAGCACCCTCTTTTTGAAGGGCTGGACGATGAGCACTACCTCTACTTCGTCCACTCCTATCATGCGGTGTGCGAAGATCCTGCCAACACCATAGGGCGCACGGAGTATGGCTACAGCTTTACGAGCGCCGTGGCGAACGGCAATGTGATGGGTATCCAGCCCCACCCCGAGAAGAGCCATAAAAACGGGCTTCAAATCTTACAAAATTTTATCAATCTATAG
- the waaC gene encoding lipopolysaccharide heptosyltransferase I encodes MNREPIRIALVRLTALGDIINGTIVLQLIKKHYPNAQIEWFCEAAFAPVLEGHPDLLKVHAVPIKRIKKEKSLALLKATVSALKASGPFDKIIDMQGLIKSAVVARLIGKNIHGFDKASARESLASRFYATHSHIPYEENVIRRNIDVVAQALGFKVSDGEILAKQPCFASREKPAFLASGTKNIAFVIGASWPSKEYPKERFSELALDLKEARCILIWGSEREREYANFIAKNAPNAVVAPKLSLAELRAVIEHCDLTIGNDTGPTHLAWAMNRPSITLFGPTNTRMIYETPINLACESDSKVDINKIDKNDFSIRTIPVEVIADKAKGLLAAE; translated from the coding sequence ATGAATAGAGAACCCATACGTATCGCCCTTGTCCGCCTCACCGCGCTTGGTGACATCATCAACGGTACCATTGTCCTGCAGCTGATCAAAAAGCACTACCCGAATGCACAGATAGAGTGGTTCTGCGAGGCGGCGTTCGCCCCTGTTCTTGAGGGGCATCCCGACCTCCTCAAAGTCCACGCCGTTCCCATCAAGCGGATCAAAAAAGAGAAGAGTCTCGCCCTGCTCAAAGCGACCGTTTCCGCCCTGAAAGCGTCGGGCCCCTTTGACAAGATCATCGACATGCAGGGGCTCATCAAGTCCGCCGTCGTCGCCCGCCTTATCGGCAAGAACATCCACGGTTTCGACAAAGCATCGGCCAGAGAGTCTCTCGCCTCGCGGTTCTATGCGACCCATTCGCATATCCCCTACGAAGAGAACGTCATCCGCCGCAACATCGATGTTGTCGCGCAGGCGCTCGGCTTCAAAGTGAGCGACGGGGAGATACTGGCCAAACAGCCCTGCTTCGCTTCGCGGGAAAAGCCCGCTTTCCTCGCCTCCGGTACAAAGAATATCGCCTTCGTCATCGGGGCTTCGTGGCCGTCCAAAGAGTACCCGAAAGAGAGATTTTCCGAGCTCGCTCTTGATCTGAAGGAGGCCCGATGCATCCTGATCTGGGGAAGCGAGAGGGAGAGAGAATATGCCAATTTTATCGCCAAAAACGCCCCCAATGCGGTCGTCGCACCCAAGCTCTCTCTGGCCGAGCTCAGAGCGGTCATCGAGCACTGCGACCTCACCATCGGCAACGACACCGGCCCGACCCACCTCGCCTGGGCGATGAACCGCCCTTCCATTACCCTCTTCGGCCCGACCAACACCCGGATGATCTACGAGACCCCGATCAACCTCGCCTGCGAGTCGGACTCAAAAGTCGACATCAATAAGATCGACAAAAACGACTTCTCCATCCGGACGATCCCCGTCGAGGTTATCGCAGACAAGGCAAAAGGACTTCTGGCAGCGGAGTAG
- a CDS encoding PDC sensor domain-containing protein, with amino-acid sequence MHTRDIQHYAESRTKARAYFCYLFSKNLPNRLPSITVDAVMGRMRKIKGDLKDCEGIYLLDARGVQLSPTYLGDESKKDDDIGLIRSNRAYYYRAVKEKRCTITDPYPSLITQELTITASQPIFDEKGEILYVACLDMPLDAVLKIAHPMPMRSFAGRFFRIGYAAFTLVLALVALLLFLKGLEYFFLEGTDFQNIDVKSIFNATILLTLALAIFDLVKTLFEEEVLGSGFEEHNTADPHKTMVRFLGSIIIALSIEALMLVFKFAMTEPDKLITAMYIIGGVSLLMVSLAVYIKFTGKRIES; translated from the coding sequence TTGCATACACGCGACATACAACACTACGCCGAAAGCCGTACGAAGGCGAGAGCCTATTTTTGTTACCTCTTCTCCAAGAACCTGCCGAACCGTCTCCCCTCCATCACAGTCGACGCCGTCATGGGGCGCATGCGTAAGATCAAGGGGGACCTCAAGGATTGCGAGGGGATCTATCTGCTCGATGCCCGCGGGGTGCAGCTTTCGCCGACCTACCTGGGCGATGAGAGTAAGAAAGACGATGATATCGGGCTGATCCGCTCGAACCGCGCCTATTACTACCGCGCGGTAAAAGAGAAGCGCTGTACGATCACGGACCCTTACCCCTCGCTGATCACGCAGGAACTGACCATCACCGCTTCGCAGCCGATCTTTGACGAGAAGGGCGAGATCCTGTATGTCGCCTGTCTGGATATGCCGCTTGACGCCGTACTCAAGATCGCCCACCCCATGCCGATGCGCTCATTCGCAGGGCGTTTTTTCCGTATCGGGTATGCGGCCTTTACCCTTGTCCTCGCCCTGGTGGCGCTGCTGCTCTTTCTCAAAGGGCTGGAGTATTTTTTCCTGGAGGGAACGGATTTTCAGAACATCGATGTCAAGAGCATCTTTAACGCCACAATCCTGTTGACTCTGGCGCTGGCCATCTTTGACCTGGTCAAGACCCTTTTCGAAGAGGAGGTCCTCGGCAGCGGCTTCGAAGAACACAATACCGCAGACCCCCACAAGACGATGGTACGGTTTTTGGGCTCCATCATCATCGCCCTCTCTATCGAGGCGCTGATGCTGGTCTTCAAGTTTGCGATGACGGAACCCGACAAGCTGATTACGGCGATGTACATTATCGGCGGCGTTTCGCTGCTGATGGTCTCGCTTGCTGTTTACATAAAATTTACTGGAAAGAGAATTGAATCATGA
- the galE gene encoding UDP-glucose 4-epimerase GalE, protein MVLVTGGAGYIGSHTCVLLMEAGHEIVVFDNLSNASKESLRRVEKIVGRAVPFVEGDIRSADDLEAVFARYDITSVIHFAGLKAVGESVAEPLTYYDNNIHGTIVLCEVMREHGCKKIVFSSSATVYGDPHMTPITEDFPLSATNPYGRTKLFIEEILRDLSVADGEWSVALLRYFNPVGAHKSGTIGEDPNGIPNNLMPFISQTAVGKRDCLSVFGGDYPTRDGTGVRDYIHVVDLADGHLKALDYIDANRGVLTVNLGTGNGYSVLEMVKAFEKASGRKVPYKIVERRAGDIAECYADPTYAKKILGWEAKRGIDEMCEDSWRWQSQNPQGYADS, encoded by the coding sequence ATGGTCCTTGTGACTGGAGGGGCCGGTTATATCGGCTCACATACCTGTGTTCTGCTGATGGAGGCGGGGCATGAGATCGTGGTCTTCGACAACCTCTCAAACGCCTCGAAAGAGAGTTTGAGACGGGTCGAGAAGATCGTCGGCAGAGCCGTGCCGTTCGTCGAGGGGGACATCCGTTCGGCGGATGACCTGGAGGCGGTGTTTGCGCGTTACGACATTACATCGGTCATCCATTTTGCCGGGCTGAAGGCGGTGGGGGAGTCGGTGGCGGAACCGCTGACGTACTACGACAACAACATCCACGGCACCATCGTGCTCTGCGAAGTCATGCGAGAGCACGGCTGCAAAAAGATCGTCTTCAGTTCGTCCGCGACGGTCTACGGCGACCCGCATATGACGCCGATCACCGAAGATTTCCCGCTGAGCGCGACCAACCCCTATGGGCGCACAAAACTCTTCATCGAAGAGATATTGCGCGACCTCTCCGTTGCGGACGGTGAGTGGAGTGTCGCGCTGCTGCGCTACTTCAACCCGGTCGGCGCCCATAAGTCCGGCACCATCGGCGAAGACCCCAACGGCATTCCCAACAACCTCATGCCCTTCATATCGCAGACTGCGGTGGGTAAACGCGATTGTCTCAGCGTTTTCGGCGGGGACTACCCGACGCGCGACGGCACGGGGGTGCGTGACTATATTCACGTCGTTGACCTCGCGGACGGCCACCTCAAGGCGCTTGACTACATTGACGCCAACCGGGGCGTCCTGACCGTCAACCTCGGTACGGGTAATGGTTACTCGGTGCTGGAGATGGTCAAAGCCTTTGAGAAGGCCTCGGGCAGAAAGGTGCCCTACAAGATCGTCGAACGCCGCGCCGGCGACATCGCCGAATGCTACGCCGACCCGACTTACGCCAAAAAAATACTGGGATGGGAAGCCAAACGTGGCATCGACGAGATGTGCGAAGACAGCTGGCGCTGGCAGTCGCAAAATCCGCAGGGCTATGCCGACAGCTGA
- a CDS encoding 50S ribosomal protein L11 methyltransferase gives MQEYYYELTITPSAYFELFGDFLADTLPVGFEERDGSFIVRSEDDLETMSWGVEQFKEALEQALGETIGLDLELKKEKNSDWVKSYQESITPIEIGPFYIHPTWDQPKEGMYNIMIDPALAFGTGHHPTTAACLEAIASEVKEDDEVADIGCGSGILGIAAAKLGAEVDACDTDPVSVANTLENAEVNGVAFREIWEGSAAGTQRKYDVVIANIVADVLVFIAGDLKRLLKDEGTLVLSGILDKYEDKVLQAYADCTIVKRIQREEWVTLVVSNKGK, from the coding sequence ATGCAAGAATATTATTACGAACTGACCATTACCCCTTCGGCCTATTTTGAACTTTTCGGGGATTTCCTCGCGGACACGCTGCCTGTCGGTTTTGAAGAGCGCGACGGCAGTTTCATCGTCCGCAGCGAAGATGATCTTGAGACGATGTCATGGGGCGTAGAACAGTTTAAAGAGGCCCTTGAACAGGCGCTCGGAGAGACGATCGGTCTCGATCTCGAGCTTAAAAAAGAGAAAAACAGTGACTGGGTCAAGAGTTACCAGGAGAGCATTACGCCGATTGAGATCGGACCCTTCTATATCCATCCGACCTGGGACCAGCCCAAAGAGGGGATGTACAACATCATGATCGATCCGGCCCTAGCTTTCGGTACGGGTCACCACCCGACGACGGCGGCCTGTCTCGAAGCGATCGCCTCCGAGGTCAAAGAAGACGACGAGGTTGCGGACATCGGCTGCGGCAGCGGGATATTGGGTATTGCGGCAGCAAAACTCGGCGCGGAGGTCGATGCATGCGACACTGATCCCGTTTCGGTAGCAAACACGCTTGAGAATGCCGAGGTCAACGGGGTGGCTTTCCGGGAGATCTGGGAAGGCTCGGCAGCCGGCACGCAGAGAAAGTATGACGTGGTCATCGCCAATATTGTCGCCGACGTACTGGTCTTCATTGCCGGTGACCTGAAACGTTTGCTTAAAGATGAGGGTACCTTGGTACTTTCAGGGATCTTAGACAAATATGAAGATAAAGTATTACAAGCATATGCTGACTGCACAATTGTAAAGCGTATTCAGCGTGAAGAGTGGGTGACACTCGTTGTATCTAACAAAGGAAAGTAA